Part of the Falco rusticolus isolate bFalRus1 chromosome 2, bFalRus1.pri, whole genome shotgun sequence genome is shown below.
GGTGTATTGCTCCAACCCCCATCCATCTCAGTGGCCTTCTGCTGGCCTCTTTCCTTGGTCTCTTACCCTAGGACATTGCTCCAACTCCCATACATCCCAGTGTCTTTCTGCTGAACTCACTAGAGTAGACATCTGCTAGATTTCTGTAAAGGCCTCAGTTGCCTCATACTCTTGATCCCTGTGTAAAAACCCCACCATATCCTCTGTGCCCCTCCCCTCTGATTCAGACCCAGAGACTTCCTGTGGATGCCTTAGTGCTTCTGAACCTGCAGCTTCTTGTGCCTTGGCTTGCATTTGCCTGTTATTAATGAAAGTCACAGGCACCACACAAGTGCAGTTTTGCTCATTTATTCCCCAGCGCCTGATAGTAAGGTAGATTATAAAATGAGCAACAACTTGGATGTGAATTCCCCTAAAAATCTACCTTACACTGGTGGCCATCTTCTGAGTTGAGAGTAGCAGTGTTTAAGTGCCCGATTCTCtgttatattttgcatttccaaTGTTGATTTCTTAACTAAGAAGTCAGAGTTAAACTTTCACCATTTTTGTGTCCTTTGATCTCCAGTTATCATGAAAAAGAAGCCACGTGCTTAGCAGCTTAGTCTTGGTTGGGATGACTGTAGAAAAAGCATTTGCTCACTCCATAGAGCATCTCAACCTGTGGAATTTGGGGACAATTGTAAAACAGTAGCACTCACTAGGAAtgttttcactttcatttcaagaacattttttcttttaaagaaaaactgtccctccttttctttcattttatagtTTAATGGATAAACAAGGGTCTAGTTTTATGTGCCACTATGGTAATTAGTGTCCTAAACAGCATGGGGGCATCTTCATAGACTGGTGGGATGGTAGAGGGTTGTGGCAGTTGTCATTACCCACTTCTACATTCAGTGGAGAGTCCAACTATTTGGAGTTTCTGTTGTTCATTTCTTTTAGGTATAGGTCATGTGAGAGCTGAGCTGGGATGGAGCATGACTCACATACCACGTGGGAATTAAATGGCTCCTTCTATCAGCCTTCAGCTTTCCTCATGATGGGCATCCCAGGCCTGGAAGCCCTTCACCACTGGATCTCCATCCCTTTCTGTGCACTGTACCTTATTGCTCTCCTGGGAAACTGCATGATCCTCTTCATCATAAAGAAGACCCAAAGTCTTCATGAACCAATGTACTACTTCCTTTCCATGCTGTCAGTCACTGACCTGGGTTTGGTTCTATGTACGCTGCCTACTACTCTGGGCATTTTTTGGTTTAATATGCGAAGGATTGGTTTTGATGCTTGCCTCACTCAAATGTATTTCATCCACATACTGTCCTTCATTGAATCCTCTGTGCTCCTGGCAATGGCATTTGACCGATTCATTGCCATCTCCCATCCACTGAGACATCCATCCATACTGACAAAGACGACTGTCATAAAAATAGGTTTGGCAATTATAATGAGGGGTATGGTCTCCCTCCTTCCCATACCCTTCTTGCTCAAGAGACTAACCTTTTGTGGGAAGACTGagctttctcattctttttgcTTCCATCCTGATATCATGAACCTAGCATGTGCAGATATCAAAGTCAATGTCTTCTATGGTATGATTATTCTCTTATCAACGGTGGGGATGGACTTCATCTTCATTGTGCTGTCCTACATCCTGATCATTAAAACTGTTATCAGCCTTGCAACCAAGGAGGAGTGTCTCAAGGCTTTGAATACATGTGTCTCCCACATCTGTGCTGTTCTAGTGTTCTTCATCCCAATGATCGGACTGTCCATGATCCACCGCTTTGGAAAGAACATTCCTCCTCTGGTCAACAGTTTGGTGGCCTACACCTACCTTATAATTCCCCCTGCTCTCAACCCCATTATCTACAGCATAAAATGCAGCCACATCCGTGAGGCTTTGCTCAGGGTACTGTGGAGGAAGAGTGAATCTGAGTGGTAGCTTCCTTTGCTATTTCTGTTAGAAAGTACTGGTGAGACTGGCTTCTTGGTGCTCCATCCACGTGGGTAACTGCCAGAGGAAAGATCTGTAGATCCACTCGGACTCTGTCCCTATACCCAGAGCTGTGATATTCCATGTTTTGTCCTAGTATGATGCTTTCGTCCcttgcagcagcctgcaaaCACTCCAAGCATTAATGCCAGTGATATATACAGATGGAAACCCCaattagaagaaaacagttaaagaaaaatgagctgCGAGATTTTCTCTTCTCAAATCATGCAATGGGGTGGATCAAGAAACCTCTGCAATGCACGTAATACAAACTCCAGTAGCCAGATAATACTGTGTAAGCTTCACTCATACTCCCTTGCATGGGGCCATCATTCCCCTATGGCATATTACTGCATAGCTAACCCAGATAGCAAGTTCAACAGGACAGGGCTTGGGCCAAGGGTTTAGAGCGACTCCGAATATCCCAGCCATTAGCTGTTCAACTGGAAACATTCCACAAAATGGAGCTCAGCTCCAGAGGCTGAACACAGATAATTTTCTGAAGATTAGGTCCTGTTAAGTGGGCCTGCAGTGCTCTTATtccttctaaaaaaacccctcaaccTTCATCtttgtttgtgtttctaaaGTGCCATCCACATCTACAGTAGTGGAAACAGTACTGCTTTTGCATCTCTTTTTGATGCCTTTGAGTCTTACCATTTCATCAAGTCTAATGTTCCAGCCATTGTTTTGCATTGAATGTAATGTATGTGCAAAAAGTCTTCAATAAAAGACACCTATAAGTCAACAGACTTGATGAggccatttttttctgtctatatGATGCAGAGATATTATCTTAGAGTCGCTTAAAATCTTCAGGATTTGCTGTGGATGAGCACAGGATTATATGAATTAGGGATGCATGGGGATGGTGCTTCAGCATCTGGTGTGGCTAGctttcttgctgaaaaaaagtttcaaaagtaTAATAGAAATAGCTAAACTTCCTGACACTAAGGACCACATTCTACAGTCTTCCACCTGAGATCTGCCATGTACTGAATGTACCATTCAGAGGGACAGGAGGAGATCTCCAGGGGTAGTCCACAGATGAAAGGTGACAATGTGTCCCAACATATTACTGCTCTGCTGTAGGATGGGTCTCAGCCAGACACATAGAAAGGTTTAATTACCCTCCTTACTTTCATCCTCCCACAGATAGAATAAAGTTGCCCCAAATCTTTCATGCTTCCAAATTATGGAGCTATAATTTTGTTGCTCCAAAGACATACTTTGGCCAGTCTTGACCATGGTGGAGAATAAGAAATTGTGTCCACCTTGGAAAGGTGAAGCAGCAGAAGGTATGAGGACAGGATTACTTACCAGAACTGGCCTGTTTCTGCCTGCTGCTAAGCACTTCACACTTCAGACTAACCCAGGATTAGTGTCTTTTTCTATTCTGCTGTACACATAACAGTACCTGGAATAGAGAGAAAAGAATGAGGGAACATCtccaaaaagaaatgtaaagggagaagggaagattCCTGAGGGGAGGATTCCCAGGCCActgtttgttttgtgctgtgCCAGTTATTTTGCTGAGGATCCCAGTGAGCCCTTGCACAAGTTAAGATACTGTTCAGCAGACCACCCCAGAACATCTGCTTGAGCATTGGCACAGTGGGTCTTGGGGTGGAGGTTCTGTTTGCATTGAGATAGCACCCAATGGGACCACTCTTTGCTCAAAATATCTAAGGTTAACCTGGTGCTTGTAGCCAGTTATTATCAGAGGAAAGATTAACGTAAGGGAACAAACACAACTTTCAGTGGAAAAGCCTAGAAAAGAGCTTTGCTGGAGAGGTGCTTATCTTGCAGGATCCTTACACAACACTGCTCCCATTCTGAAAACTTCCAGACTTTCTCTGTGGATAGCTGTGCTTCCTGCCTACAGCCATTCTCTGAGACAGAAAAAGCCCAAGGAGGCTCTGCCACAGCAAGCAAACATTCAGAGGAGACAGCAAGGGAGGAAATGTGTGGGAGATTTGTTAGCACATTTATTAACACAGCTGGAGACCATGGTGGAGTAAGGCTTGCAGTGGCATTTAGTGCATCCCCATCATCCAGTTCAGCAGAGCTTCATCTGCCACCACATCTTCTTCCCAACCTGTGTAGCTGGAAGGTACCAAGCAGACCCTCAAGATACGGAAACTTCTGTATAAGGTACTGTGTTTTAGGAACATATGTTCAAAAACCTTTGTGGCTGCCTTGGGGAATGGGAAACttagctgtgttttaaaatctgtgtaaGAGAAGAGCTAAATGAACCACTTAAAGCTGCTAATTCCTATTTTGTGATGCCCTGAGCTCTCTGCTTTGTACATGGGATCACTTACGGTACCTGCCAATAGCTTTCTTTTGTATGAGGCACAAGGAAGAGCAGTGTGAGGCGTATCAGAAGCATCTcttggagaggagaggagaaggaggagagaaggatgggaaggggaggggaaggaatgGGAGAtgcagagagggagagacaaagtgggaagaggaaggggaagggaaagggagagaagaaggagaagggtaaggagaaggaggagaagggaaaggagaaggagaaggagatgcaggaggagaaggaggagaaggagaaaggagaaggagaagataaggaaaaggagaaggagaagggaaaggagaaggagaagagaaggagaaggagaaggagaaggagaaggagaaggagaaggagaaggagaaggagaaggagaaggagaaggagaaggagaaggagaaggagaaggagaaggagaaggagaaggaaggaaggaagggaattCCTGCCATCTCCATTGGTTCCCACTGCCAGCTCTTCCCATCTCAACCCCTCTTCAAGCCTGCACTGTgcatctccttcctctgccctaGGAAACTCTCCTGTTACCCACATTCACATGGAGCCGTGCTGCAgtccctgctgtgctctgtggcTTTGTCCACATTATAGTTAAAAGAGGGATAAGGACAATTCTCTGTCCTGGAGACACCTGGTGCTTCTTGACCCCGtctatcttttcttcctttcctaaCCAGGATGACTTTACTCCACAGCCCAGTAGACATTATTCCCAGGCTGGTACTACCCCCTGATTCACGCCCAGGCACTGCCTGCGGCAGGGCtagctgggagcagccaggaaTGTCCCCGGAGGTGAGGAATGAGTAAATGGCATGGATGATGCTGTGATGAGTCTGCAGCCATGTTTTGTTCACTTTAGTACAGGCACAGCTTGTAGAACTCCAGATATAGCAAGTGCCTGCCCAGAGCAACTGATTTAGCCAGGACCTGGGCATATTTATGAAATAGTAGCCAAGTTACAAGCAGGTCCACAAATGTTCTGCTTCAAATGATAACaaacagctaggaaaaaaacccaaaaccacatGTGATCAAACCTTTGcttaagattaattttaattttgattcaAAAATGCTtaagtgatttaatttttattatgattttaatttaattaagtGATGTcttgtgggtggttttttcttttcccgTTTCCCTTGCAGTAATGTTTTGGCTTGATGTATACTGTTTTTTAACAATGAGGTGATATGGAAAAGTGGCTACATATTCAAAAAGGCTCAGAGCACTTTGAGGGGGTATATATATTCCCCTGTCACTGCCATATCATAGGAGGGAGTACTGGAGATATGGATTCAAGTGATGAGACTGTCCCATTGCCTGCTCCATTCTGGAAAATTGGTCTAAAATCAGTTTTGACCCCATGGGACAAACCTGGTCAATGTTTACGAGCATTTGGTGAGatcagctgctgtggctgctgttaGTGGTCCTTTGGCTTTGATGGTTTTACTATCTGAATGTGCTTACCTCTTGTTAAATGCAATTACCAGGGCTTGCTGGTGGAAGGATCCCCCTaggaaaacaaatctgcatttactggtgtttttaaagacacagaCTCACTTTTCACCTCCACAGAAAGCAAGATTATTACAGTACCTGGTCTGCATACCACTAGCAATCCAAAACTTTtagtcacttctgaaaatgttggtTCATTTATCGATGCTATAGAATGAAAGGTAAACTGAAACATCCAGGGATTGTTGACTTTGTGTGCCTGTCTCTCACAGCTGTattcttgcaaaataaatggTATGGCAGAAATTTTACAATGAGACTCATAGTGTAGTTACACCTCAGTGGTTGGCAGGTAAGTTGGCTCCAATACTTGTTGGCAATTACTGAAACACATTGTTCATTGAGGTTGCATCTTaatgtgttttgctgaaaattcCATCACTAGAATAGCTATTAGGCAACTGACAACAACAGCCCACTTACGTTATTTGTAAATTGTGTATAAAAAGCTAGAATATGAATCTTATTTGTTAGAGATTCAAGGGGGAAGAATCCCACATCAGGGAAATAAATCATGATTGTTATTTTAGGATAAGGGCTTCACCACAGATGTGCagtaaaaacacaaaacacattttcacaactgaatgttacttttaaaatagctgtattAATAGCCTGTGGAGCTAGCTTGACATTAAAACGTTTTGTATCCTCATTTTACATGGGTAGAGCATGaaagaaatatcagaaaacTGCAGATAGCAGTTACGCACTTGACCTTATGCTGTCCATACAGGCCAGGGGAGAGGGTGAGTTTATTCCAGCATAGGTACAGCCAGCTGCTAGCTTGCTGCCTGATTCATTGGGGTGGATGGATAAAGTCCCATACCACCATGGAGGTAGAGCTAACCCCCTCTTCTTTATGGTCAGAGGTGGGGACTGCGAGTCAGGCAGTGTCTGCACCTCTGTCCTaagccaggctgggctgtgcagcactgGGACTTCTGATACTGCCCTTGCACCAGCCTTTGACGCTCCAGCCCAACACTTTCTAATTcccaatatttttaaaaatctgatcaATGGGAATACAAAGGCACTTAAAGCAAAGGCATATCTTCCTGTCCATTCTCATTAGGTCACAGCACCCCTGGAAAGTTTACAGATACAGAATAAGGAGAATAatcagactatttttttctctacagatATTCTTATAGTTCCATATGTGTTTTCAGGCAGAAAGTATGAAAATCCAATCCCTGTgtgcaaacaaataaatatgcatGTCTCACTGTGCATGTCTGAAGTGCTTGGGAGTGGTGGACCGTgggaggcagcacagccagTTTCACAGAGTACATTTCTGacagggcagcacagcacacaTGGGAAAACTCAAGCATAGCTGATAGTTAACAGTaagcagtaacttttttttttttaatttgccctttaaaaataagaaaacatgttCAGTTGTTTggtttataatttaaaatgttgattttacAGTGttctgtatttaagaaaattcaAGCAATTCCTGTTCAAATTCAAATGCCACTATTTTGTGGCTGCATATGTTATTCTATAGAGCCATAATGGGCTAAAGAAATAGGAGAGGAGCTCTCTGTATCAGTATGACAACTATAAGATCCCCTTGCATTTCACAATCCCAGTCCCATGGGATTCACAGTCATGGGAAAGGATTTataaagctgctgtttctcttttccttgcagCAGGGGATGTGCCATGGCATAGCATGACTGCTTTTCACCCCACACGCCATGCCCTTCCCCAACAGCTCGGACCTCAGCCCAACCTCGTTCATCTTGGCCAGCATCCCAGGGCTGGAGACTGCACATTTCTGGATGGCGATCTTTCTGTGCTCCATGTACATCTTGGCAGTCACAGGCAACTGTGTGGTGCTGTTCATCGTGAAGACAGAGCCCAGCCTACACGCTCCCATGtacttctttctctgcatgCTGGCTGCCATCGACCTGGCCTTGTCCACTTCCACAGTACCACGTGTCCTCTCCTTCTACTGGTTCAACACCAAGGAGATCAGCTTTGGTGCTTGCCTTGTCCAGATGTTCTTCATCCATACCCTCTCAGCCATCGAGTCCACTGTCCTCCTGGCCATGGCGGTGGACCGCTACGTGGCCATCTGCCACCCACTGAGGCATGCTGCCATCCTCACAAAtgctgcaacagcaaaaataggGCTGGTAGCCATGGCCAGGGGAGTTCTCTTCTTCCTACCTTTGCCtttgctcctcctgccccttccaTTCTGCAGCTCCCGGGTGCTGTCACACTCCTTCTGCCTGCACCAGGATGTGATGAACCTGGCCTGTGCCAACACCACCCCCAGCATGGTTTATGGCCTCACTGCCATCCTGCTGGTCATGGGGCTGGATGCCATCCTCATCTGCCTCTCCTATATCCTGATCCTCAAGGCTGTCTTGCAGCTGGCATTGTGGAAGGAGAGGATCAAGGTGTTCAGCACCTGCATTGCCCATATCTGCGTGGTCCTGGCCTTCTACGTGCCCCTCATTGGGCTGTCCGTGGTGCACAGGTTTGGGAAGGATCTGGCTCCACTGGTCCATATCACCATGGGGAACATTTACATCCTGGTGCCTGCTGTGCTTAACCCCATCATCTACGGGGTGAGGACCAAAGAGATACAGAGGAGGATCCTCAATTTAATTCATATATACAACAACAGAATTTCCCAGTGACTTGTTCTTGGTCACTGTCTCCTGTATCCTCATACCAGTTCACCTTGTTTTACACTCAGAGACTTTGGTGCAGGACTGTCCTTTGTTTTTATGGCACCTAGGACATGGTAGGAGACTGTGGTGCCTACCACAAGgcaagaaataaacagcaattgCAAACTCTTTCCAGGACTGTTAACCCTCACCAAACGTGGAGAGAATCTACTGCAATGATCTAAATCCAACCCTGATCCATCAGGTAAAGCAATGGGAAGGAAAAGTGGCTCAGCAAACTGATAAAGATGTCTTGACATTGCACTTCTTTGTTCCCATCTCACCTCTAACAATGGCAGAGCTGAGTGAACGCTACAGTGTTTTTTGAATGATTCAGTTAATTCATGGTTTCTACTTGTGGCACGTTTGTTTTCCAAAAACAATTTAGCAAAATTTTTGCCAGAAGCTTTGTTAAATATAATATCACTCTTTTAAGTATGTAAGTCCAGGACACAACATTATAGATAGATAAATGCACTTCAGAAGTCCTCCACCTCTGTGATCTTGTCCTGTCCTATTGGGTCGTCAGTCAGGACAGCTCAGCCACTTTGTAGCAGATGCTCTGGAAAAATTTCAGAGCCAGACTTATTGGTAGcaattgtaaaaataattgcagttaCTAATTATAGCAAATAAAATGACAATGTCTCAAGAGAAGAAATAAGCAAGTTATAAATGTTAGCGATACTTCCAAGCTGAAGGAAGTGGTAATTCCAGGTCAAAGGTGTTTTGTACCTTTGAGTTCACACATGCTTGGAATTCCTAAGAAGTTACAAATTAAGTTCAAAATTTTTGGCTTGCAAgcttttttaatgcttcctAGGTATTGCCCATGAAACAGAGTACCTGACAACCTTTCCTCTCTTTATTCTCACAACTCTTCTACCAGTGGGACACTACCATAAAAGTCTTAATACAATGAAAGCCAAGAAGCTGTAGCGCCAGTGAAGgtctgaaagaaaactgcatttgctGTTATAccatcacagaatcacagagtggttgaGGTTAGAGGCACCTCTGaaggtcatcttgtccaagCCCCCAACTCAAGCAGGGCCAGCTAGAGCCAGCTGTTTGGGACTGTgtccaggcagcttttgaatatctctaaGGATCTCTAAGGATGGAGGCACCACTTCATATTTTGGAATAAGATTAAAGAACCTGGGAAAGGATGTTTTACAAAGGATTTGCAATAAGATTTTGCAAAGAAGCATACAGATTTGAAGAGTATTCACTTctaagttttttttccccaaatgttctttgtctttttaaatatgaatctgttgctttataaatagaaaaaaagaagcaatctcttctttttcatcttgGTTTTTAAACTCTTACTTTGTTCTTGGTTATCATGAATTGTGGTCTTCATCCTTGAAGCGGCTGCCATGCACAAGGACGCGTTTGCTGTTCCCACTGCAATAACCCACTGGGATTCCTCCAGTGAGAGGTGCCAGTGGGGTGTGATCTCTAATTTGAACACACTATCTTTCATTGTGCAAGGAAGTAGTGCACAAAACCTTGCACAGCAGGACCCTTCAGAGATGACTAGTGACCTCAGGACATCTCTaatccaacctcctgctcaaagcaggggcagctctgcagtcagcaaggttgctcagggcttttttcagtttggtgtTGAAAGCTTCCAAGGATGGATGTTGCATAACCTCTTTGGGACTCTATTACAGTTCTTGATTGTCCTTACTGTGAAAAACCTTATCTTCATATCCAGTTTCAATTTTTCTAGTTTCAATTTACGcttgttttctgtcattctcCTTCTTGCCATGCCACATTGCGCAGAGCTTGGCTCCATCTTGTTGATAAGGGCAGGAGAATGCTGCTCTCCTGCCGTTGGGTCTTCcccaaaccttttcttttccaggctgaacaagcccatTTTCCTaagcctctcctcacagagcATTGCTCCAACCCCAGCCACTCTGGGAGCCACCAGCTGTACTTACTCCACTTTGTTGATGcctttttttcactgcagccCAAAACCAGATACGGTACCTTGATCTGGTTTACCAAGCATGGAGTAGACTGTTGGATAATCCTTTTGGAGCATGGCAGATCACTCTGGAAAGATCAACCCAGagccccaaacaaaaaacatcaggAAGAACTGCtagagaaggaggaaagagaaaaacaaaaaatacagaacatgtAAATCTGCACTGATTCACACCATGCAAGTGGAAGTTTGCTTGATGGTCTAAGATATGTAGGGAGAAGTTTCATTTAGTGTTAGGCCAGTTTGCATGGGGTTTTCTCCAGCTGGGTCCTAAAAACCTTCCAATGATTAGGCagcacaacctctctgggcaaccctCCTTTGATTGGCATGTGCTCCTGTTGCCCCTGTACATGCTCATGTAATATAAGCAAGTTTagttgtgaaaaagaaagaaattacttgagaaaaacagggaaatatGTGGAAAGCAGGCAATGAATAATGAGTTCCctcagggaagacagaaaacatgTCTGAGTGCTACACTCAAGGGTTCCTGCCTCTTGTCCACTACTTCTAGGTGTGCTAAAACAGGTGTCTCACCTAAGACACAAGCTGTCTTGCATCAGGGCTTTCAAATGATGGCCATATGGTGCAGTTTGCTCCAATCACCAACTAACACTGAGAGTGAAATAGGTGTCTTTTTCATTGTCTGTGCCTGTATAGCTTCAGTCTTCATGAAACACATCTTGTTACAACCCTGTCTGCTaaattaaagaacattttatttcaaactaaaTACTTTCATTTAAGTGAGTTACAAGTAGTTGCCATCTGGGACTTCCAGGCAATTTTGCCCTGTCATTTTTGTCATATCGTGTTTTAGTAGAGCTTAGAAGGGTAAAAAAATTTcataaaagtgaaaacaatCTGTACCTGCCTAAAGTGATTTGGGAAGTGCGAATGAATTCTTTCAGAGGCACACTGTGGATCTAAACCCTTTTCAGATGGCTGTGGCATTGAGAAATGTCTCCCACTCATTCTCCATATGTtgcttatattttttcatttcatgctgagagaaaaatgaataaaaatgaatgaaccATCCTGAAAACGCTGTATTATATTTCCTAGCCATCTTTCTTCAGG
Proteins encoded:
- the LOC119142786 gene encoding olfactory receptor 51G2-like; protein product: MEHDSHTTWELNGSFYQPSAFLMMGIPGLEALHHWISIPFCALYLIALLGNCMILFIIKKTQSLHEPMYYFLSMLSVTDLGLVLCTLPTTLGIFWFNMRRIGFDACLTQMYFIHILSFIESSVLLAMAFDRFIAISHPLRHPSILTKTTVIKIGLAIIMRGMVSLLPIPFLLKRLTFCGKTELSHSFCFHPDIMNLACADIKVNVFYGMIILLSTVGMDFIFIVLSYILIIKTVISLATKEECLKALNTCVSHICAVLVFFIPMIGLSMIHRFGKNIPPLVNSLVAYTYLIIPPALNPIIYSIKCSHIREALLRVLWRKSESEW
- the LOC119142789 gene encoding olfactory receptor 51E2-like; protein product: MPFPNSSDLSPTSFILASIPGLETAHFWMAIFLCSMYILAVTGNCVVLFIVKTEPSLHAPMYFFLCMLAAIDLALSTSTVPRVLSFYWFNTKEISFGACLVQMFFIHTLSAIESTVLLAMAVDRYVAICHPLRHAAILTNAATAKIGLVAMARGVLFFLPLPLLLLPLPFCSSRVLSHSFCLHQDVMNLACANTTPSMVYGLTAILLVMGLDAILICLSYILILKAVLQLALWKERIKVFSTCIAHICVVLAFYVPLIGLSVVHRFGKDLAPLVHITMGNIYILVPAVLNPIIYGVRTKEIQRRILNLIHIYNNRISQ